From the genome of Triticum aestivum cultivar Chinese Spring chromosome 1A, IWGSC CS RefSeq v2.1, whole genome shotgun sequence:
TTAAGCTATGTAGTTGTGACAGGTCTCTACCTAAACAATGTGAGATCTTTGTGCATGATGTATTTTCCTTTTGACGAATTTGTGCGTGAGCACTTGCGTTCCTCGCACCTACATCATCTCTCCCAGCATTTGTTTcaaccttttgaaagttaaatcATGATCATCAAGATATCTGAAGGCAAAAAACTACACGTGCTGCACTAAATACAGCCGGCCCTTGGTCAGATTCAGTACTTGATTCTAGTTGAACCCTACTCGGCTCGGGGAATGCATAGCGCATAGCGGAGAATCCAGTGCGGCGGCGCCTCATCTGGAAAatccaccgcggcggcggcggcgcagtacaTGGAGATGGAGGGTGCCAAGAAGAGGAAACTAGCCGCAATGGGCATCAACGAAGCCACGCCGGCGGTTACGGAAGGCCACGATCCCAAACCaccgacgacgacggcggtgagAAGCCCAGAACAGCCGCCCGGCGACCACATCAGCAACCTCCCCGACGCAATCCTCGGTGAGATCATcacccttctccccaccaaggacggCGCTCGCACCCAAGTCCTCGCGTCACGCTGGCGCCACCTCTGGCGCTCTGCCCCTCTTAACATCGACGTCCGTGACCTCCACGCCTATGGGATACAAGCGAAAGCTCTCCTCGGCGTCATCCTTTCTGCCCACCACGGGCCCGGACGCCGCCTGTGTCTACCTGCGCCTTATCTTCTGTACCAAGCAAAAGCAGCGCATGGCTCAGTTGGAACCCTCGGATCCCCTGCCCTTGATAACCTCCAAGAGCTGGAGCTCTACGTGGCCCCATTTGCAAGCCGAAGCCCACAACTGCCATCATCGCTTTCAACGTCCATCTTTCGGTTCACGCCCACTCTCCGTGTCCTCACCATCAGCCAGTACTCTCTCCGGGACTATATGGTCGAAACGCTCCGCTTTCCCCAGCTCAAGAAACTTGCACTGGTGGAGGTCATTATATCACAATTCACGCTGCACATTATCCTCGCGAGCTGCTCTGTCCTGGAAAGCTTGCTTCTTGATTACACTTTTGGCATCCGTTGTCTCCGGATCAACTCCCCTACCATCAGCAACATCGGCATTCGTTGTGGCACAATGGAGCTTGTCATCGAGGATGCGTTTTTGCTTCAAAGGATGCTCAATCTTGATACATACACACAAATGCAAATTTCTGTTATATCCACGCCTAAACTTGAGATATTGGGCTGCATTCCTGAATTGTATAGCGACTCCAAAATTGTGTTTGGCTCAACAGTTATTCAGGTAGCTATGTCTGTTTTACTTATTACATGGCTTCTCATTAGTTGCACTTTTGTGTGCACATATGTTATGCATATCAATCGTATATATTTATATTTCATTGTGCTAATGTTTCGTTCTATGCATGCTTGACAAAGGGATTGCGCATTCATAGCTTGACAACGGTGGTGCCTAATGTCAAGATCTTGGCTATCAGTATGTATATTTATGATCTGGATAAAGTTATTAATTTATTGAGATGTTTTCCCTGCTTGGAGAAATTGTATATAAAGGTAAAATTTCTCATGTATAAAGTTCATATCGTATTAGTGGTCACCATTCCGCTGGCATATGGTTGACCAGCTTTCAAGTGGTTAATTTTTCTCAATGGCTCCTTTCAGGGAGGCAGATCAGGAAAACGAAATTTGTGGCGCCGGAAGCATCGGAATCTTCTCAAATCTCTTGATATCCGTTTGAAGACAATAGTGATGCATTGTTATCGAGCCATCAAGGCACAAATTAACTTTGTCCAATTCTTTGTGCTGAATGCCAGAATCCTAGAATCACTTAAACTTGCGGTTGAATACCACAATCATAATGATGAATTTTTTGATAAGCAACATAGGATGCTTCAGATGGAGAATGGGGCTTCTAGAGGTGCTCGGCTTTGTTTTACAATAGCTTGTCGGCATGATGTTTCAGATATCATGCATGTCCGTGATTTGGATTTGACCGATCCCTTCACATGTGGATGCTGAAAAATGGGGCCCCCCCTCCATCTTGCTTGTCCCATCTTGTGTTTTGTTCAAGCCTGAGTAGTTCCAATGTGCTTGTAGTGTGGAGAAGTTCATATTATCCCAATTTATTGTATCTAAACAAGTCATTTGGTGGAGCTATGCACAATTGCACTGTTAAGAAATTCAGTACTAAACAACGATGGCTGACAGAAGGTATATTCAATTAAGAAGTTTCTTTTAGAACTGTTTTTATGTTTTTTTCTAGTGTAGCATCATTGAAAATTTGCATGCCACTAAACTTCATGATTTGAGTACCTCTGATAGCTCAAAGTTTTTGAATGGAAGGGAAGAGTTC
Proteins encoded in this window:
- the LOC123172458 gene encoding putative F-box/FBD/LRR-repeat protein At3g49480; amino-acid sequence: MEMEGAKKRKLAAMGINEATPAVTEGHDPKPPTTTAVRSPEQPPGDHISNLPDAILGEIITLLPTKDGARTQVLASRWRHLWRSAPLNIDVRDLHAYGIQAKALLGVILSAHHGPGRRLCLPAPYLLYQAKAAHGSVGTLGSPALDNLQELELYVAPFASRSPQLPSSLSTSIFRFTPTLRVLTISQYSLRDYMVETLRFPQLKKLALVEVIISQFTLHIILASCSVLESLLLDYTFGIRCLRINSPTISNIGIRCGTMELVIEDAFLLQRMLNLDTYTQMQISVISTPKLEILGCIPELYSDSKIVFGSTVIQVAMSVLLITWLLISCTFVCTYVMHINRIYLYFIVLMFRSMHA